One Polyangiaceae bacterium DNA window includes the following coding sequences:
- a CDS encoding SUMF1/EgtB/PvdO family nonheme iron enzyme, translating to MDSARAHRAFLASLLLSSAPLCAACTSTSKDTPPAPASSSSATQAAEPTATPSATPLPSASATTPAPARVEMPALPDEDLYPETLEEQRAALLRRMGPLLHLSDEQLKAVKAIIDRSSLMGQGNPAVTKYPLTRKECREKRNALGGFEPDEPKCGAPFMTPMYDPLAGQTAENAKACIDRYEFPGIPCEHPVVYASAREAVELCGAIGKRLCDAHEWEGSCAGAVHAPVEEYFFGKERKDAKYLHNRDRELRWAYGIKKDHSLCGTRSQKSEGCTSSGWKRCGSNTFPAGSFPECRSPFGVYDLHGNVAEHMNLPLRPEELTSRGGTGETEMKGSWFIFANYEAHEDDCRWRAPDWHATKVMDHDSHGNYHLGFRCCKDVE from the coding sequence ATGGACTCTGCCCGCGCCCACCGTGCATTCCTCGCCTCGCTGCTCTTGTCATCCGCGCCGCTCTGCGCGGCCTGCACATCCACATCGAAAGACACGCCTCCGGCCCCCGCATCGAGCTCCAGCGCGACGCAAGCCGCAGAGCCAACGGCAACGCCCTCGGCCACTCCCCTGCCCTCGGCTTCCGCTACGACGCCCGCTCCCGCACGCGTCGAGATGCCAGCGCTGCCCGACGAGGACCTGTATCCAGAAACGCTCGAAGAGCAGCGCGCGGCGCTTTTGCGGCGCATGGGCCCGTTATTGCACCTGAGTGACGAACAGCTAAAGGCGGTCAAAGCCATCATCGACCGCTCGTCGCTCATGGGTCAAGGCAATCCCGCGGTGACGAAGTATCCTCTGACGCGCAAGGAATGCCGGGAAAAACGCAATGCGCTCGGCGGGTTCGAACCGGACGAGCCGAAGTGCGGTGCGCCCTTCATGACGCCCATGTACGATCCATTGGCTGGACAAACCGCAGAAAATGCCAAAGCGTGCATCGATCGATACGAATTTCCCGGTATCCCCTGTGAACATCCCGTCGTGTATGCATCGGCGCGTGAAGCGGTCGAGCTCTGCGGGGCGATTGGCAAACGTTTATGCGACGCGCACGAATGGGAAGGCTCGTGCGCGGGGGCGGTTCATGCGCCCGTCGAAGAATATTTTTTTGGCAAGGAACGCAAAGATGCCAAATACCTGCACAATCGCGATCGCGAGCTGCGGTGGGCTTATGGTATCAAAAAGGACCACTCTTTGTGTGGCACGCGGAGCCAAAAAAGCGAAGGTTGCACGTCGAGCGGTTGGAAACGTTGCGGATCGAATACGTTTCCCGCAGGCTCGTTCCCCGAATGCCGCAGTCCCTTTGGCGTCTACGATTTGCACGGCAACGTTGCCGAGCACATGAATTTACCATTGCGCCCGGAAGAATTGACGAGTCGCGGGGGCACGGGTGAAACGGAGATGAAGGGGAGCTGGTTCATTTTTGCGAATTACGAAGCGCACGAAGACGATTGCCGATGGCGCGCCCCCGATTGGCACGCCACGAAAGTGATGGATCACGACAGCCACGGCAATTACCACTTGGGATTTCGTTGCTGTAAAGACGTTGAATAG